One window of Sphingomonas sp. KC8 genomic DNA carries:
- a CDS encoding helix-hairpin-helix domain-containing protein, with translation MAFPTDERAVLLGVRGVGPTVIARLEQIGIESLAALAGRDVDEICAAAAAIVGSTCWKNSPQARAAIAAAIAAAQQHRG, from the coding sequence ATGGCATTTCCAACAGACGAGCGCGCGGTGCTGCTGGGCGTCAGGGGTGTCGGGCCGACGGTGATCGCGCGGCTGGAGCAGATCGGGATCGAGAGCCTGGCTGCGCTGGCCGGGCGCGATGTGGACGAGATTTGCGCCGCCGCTGCGGCAATCGTGGGGTCGACCTGCTGGAAGAACAGCCCGCAAGCGCGCGCGGCGATTGCGGCGGCGATCGCGGCTGCACAACAGCATCGGGGCTAG
- a CDS encoding GntR family transcriptional regulator has translation MSPGREDADNGTGATLRAAVYDELRHRLITGRIAPGVPISTRGIAQQLGVSQMPVRDALSRLAAEGAVAIRSKRSITVPPPTAARLDEIMRARLLLEPEAAAQALPFLDGAALDRLRAADAALDAALARGDLHGYMESNSRFHFLIYGARPESLLARIIETLWMQFGPLMRAVYARVDTSHLTDQHARAIDAIARRSEPALRAAIAADIADGMALIGDIDPGRGLAGIGA, from the coding sequence ATGTCGCCCGGGCGTGAAGACGCCGACAATGGCACCGGCGCCACGCTGCGCGCCGCCGTCTATGATGAGTTGCGCCACCGCCTGATCACCGGCCGCATCGCCCCCGGCGTCCCGATCTCGACACGCGGCATCGCCCAGCAGCTTGGCGTCAGCCAGATGCCGGTGCGCGACGCGCTGAGCCGGCTGGCGGCCGAAGGCGCGGTCGCGATCCGATCGAAACGCAGCATCACCGTGCCGCCGCCCACCGCCGCCCGGCTCGATGAAATCATGCGCGCGCGCCTGCTGCTCGAACCCGAAGCGGCGGCCCAGGCGCTGCCCTTCCTCGACGGGGCCGCGCTGGATCGCCTGCGCGCGGCCGATGCCGCGCTGGATGCCGCCCTCGCGCGCGGTGATCTCCACGGCTATATGGAAAGCAATTCGCGCTTTCATTTCCTGATCTATGGCGCGCGGCCCGAAAGCCTGCTCGCCCGGATCATCGAAACCTTGTGGATGCAGTTCGGCCCGCTGATGCGCGCCGTCTATGCCCGCGTCGATACCAGCCACCTCACCGATCAGCACGCCCGCGCGATCGATGCCATCGCCCGCCGCAGCGAACCGGCGCTGCGCGCCGCGATCGCCGCCGATATCGCCGATGGCATGGCGCTGATCGGCGATATCGATCCCGGCCGGGGGCTGGCCGGGATCGGGGCATAG